GACCCGTTTCATTTCAAAGCCGGGTTTGCAGAACACTGCATCGTCCGCATTCTTCCTCTCCATACTGCGCAAATTGCTGTCCAGCACCACCATATTGGCCCGCTCCACGGCACCGGGCCGGTGCCGCCGCACACGGCCCGCGAGCTGGATCAGCGAGCGCATGGAAGAGGGCTCCACCACGGCCCAGTCGTAGTCATGGTCACGTCCCACTTCCGTGACGGGGCTGCCCAGCACGATGAACAGATGGTGCGGTTCGGGGTATGTCTCCAGCAGCGCGCGCACCGTGGGCCGGGCCAGTGCGGGGTCTGCGGTGTCGTCCGGCGCGTCTTTGGCTTGACGCCGGTTGAGCACGGTGTCGAGCTGGTGCTCGATGTCCGAGCGGGTGAGCAGTGGAAACTGCGAGTGGTACACACACGGATGGATGCGCACGTCCGCCGCAGGCGCGCCGAGGCGGAACATGGCCAGGGCCACGTCGAACAGCGGGTCGATGTTGGCCATACGAACCAGGCCAAAGCTGACGCGTTTGCCGGTAGGGGTGTCGATGTGATGGTTTTGCGCATCCTGGTGCAGGTCCCATGCGCGCTGCAGCACGAAATAGGCGAAACCCTCGCGGCGCTCGTCGGTGCGCATGCCATGCCAATCGCTGGGCAGCGACACCAGTGTGGCGCGGCGGCGCACTTCGGCCTTTGCCAGGGCGGCGCAACGCTGTTGCACAAACTCGGCATGTGCGGTGCGGAAGTCGCCCGCATCGCCGGTGCCTGCACAGGGTGCGTGGGTTTGCGCAAACTCGTCCACCCACAGGCAGCACAGCGCAAAGGGTTCGTCAGGGCGTTCGCTGCGGTGGCGCTGGTAATGCGCCCGCCCGTCGCGGTAGGCCAGGTACAAGCCCTCCACCAAGGCCGGTGGCAAGGTGGCGGACGACAGCAGCACGCGCGAGCCCAGTAGCCCGGCCCAGTGCACCAGCCGGGTGAGTGCGGGCAGGTCGGCCATGTCGAAGTCGTCGGGCTCGTCCAGCACCAGATCGCCCGTCATCAACCGCAGCATCGGCGCGATCTGGCGCCCGCCACGCAGGCTTTCGGTGGCGGGCGTGAGGTGGTCGATGGTGCAGACCAGCAGCGGGGCGGCCAGCAGGGAGCGGGTCTGTGCGTCGCTGGTCAAACGCATGAGCAAGGGGTGCTGGTCGTTGCCCTCGAACAGCACCTGACCGCCTTCATCGAGCAGGGCCTGGGCGGATGCCGAGCCAGTTGCTTCGGCCCGGGCTTCGTAGTAGGCGAAGAGTTCGCGGCTGGCGGCGCCGCCGACCTTGATGGCCAACTGGTCATCGCCCAGGCCCAGATCGTGCTGGAAGCTGCGTCCCGTTTGTAGGGTCAGCGTGCGCAGCCCCATGGCGAAGGCGCAGCGCAGACCGAGCTTGGGGTCGGCCAGCGCATTCATGATGCGGGCGTTGCCCAGCGTCTTGCCAGAACCAGTGGACGCCATGTTGACGATGAAGGCGCCCTGCTGCGCGGCGCTGTGGCGCATACTGGCGGCCAGGTCGGCGGCCTTGTCCTGCCATTGAAAGCGGGCGTTGCCGGTGCGTTTCTTCAAGCCTTTGTGGCCTTGCAGCGCGGGCAGGTTGCGCACCAGGCTGGGCAGGGCGTGGGTGATGATGCTGGCATGGGCTTGCACGCCCAGCAGGTGTTCGTCCAGCGTCTGGTTGCGCACCGTGTCGCCGGCCGCGTTGCGGGTGGTGTTGGCGTACAGCTTGGCGTGGGCTTGCAAGTGCGCAGCGCGCTCCGGCACGGGCTGGTCGCGCAAGGCGCCAGGGGTGTTGCCGGTCTGCGCGGGTGTTTGCAGGCCGAGGCTGGAGTAGTGATGGTCGGCCAGCATCAGGCACAGCCGTGCGACGTGGGCGACGAACGGGTCGGCGAGCCATAACGCGTCCACGGTGCTGGACGGTAAGGCCTGCAGCTTGCGGGCGAAGCGCGCTGCCTGCTTGCGCCAAGCAGGATTGCGCACAGGCAAGCCGTACGGGAAATGCCAATGGTCGCGCAGGCTGACAGTGCTGATGGATTCGCGCGGCTCGTTCCAGTCGGCATTGATCTGCTGCAGCAATCCGTCCAGATGGATGCGGTTCAGGAACTTGGGTTTGGTGCCAAAGCGCCGCCATTTGACGGCGCCATCCTCTTGCGCTTCGTCCGATGCATTTGCCTTGTTCTCCACGGGCTTGCAGGGCAAGCGGTGGTGAGTCAACACCAGCCAGGCGATGGCCCGGGCCAGTGGCGGCAGCACCGCAAAGGGGTTGTGCTGTGTGTCTTCTTCTTTGAAGTCGATCCCGTCGCGCAGCAGGCGGCCGGTGGTATGGTCCAGCCACAGCGTCTCGAAGACAATGGCATCCGTCGCCTCATCTGCTGCACCTGCCAGGCGTTGTAGCCAGCCGGCATCGTTGTCCGAGCCGACAAAGGCCTGGAACAAGCGCACCGACACCCATTCATGGCGGTAGTGGTTGCGTTCCCTGAGCCCGGGGTTGCGCAGCCGGTCCTGGAACGCCTGCGTGGCCTTGCCCAGGTCGTGCAGCAGGGCCGCCAGCGCGGCCAGTGCGCTGATAGCGGGAAGCTGGTGCCAGGTGTTCTCATCCTCGGCACGCAGCACGTTGCTGGCGGTGGCGTTTGTGGGAACGGTCCCTTGCTCGTTGAACTGCCGCCCATCCCCCACCACCCACAGCAGCTCGCTGTGATCCAGTCCGCGAATCCAGTGGCAGGCCACGGCGGTGTTCTTGCGGGCAGTCTTGCGCAGCAGGCGGCGCAGTGTGTCCAGCCCATCCTGGGTGATCGGGGTTTGCCAGGTGCGGTCGCCGCGCCGCTCGGCAAACTGGTCGAGGATGCGGCGGGTTTCAGTCAGTGCGCGTTTGCTGCACTGGGAGATCAGCAGCACGTTCATGGCGCGCGCGGCTCCTGCGTGGCGCTGGCCTGGGCCTGGCGGCCAAGCTGCAGGGCCACGGCTTGCAGGGTATCGATCATGAAGTCCAGGGCTTCCCCCCGAGTCAGACTTTCGATACAGGCACGCCGGAACTCCTGCTCGGAGTCGCCGCGCTGGGCTGAAACGAAGGCTTGTGGCAGGATGTGAGCATCTTTCACCAGATCTGCCACGTCAAACACCAGGCCGCCGCGCCGAGTCTTGCCGTGCAGCACGGCAAGGCCGTGAGGCAGGCCCAGCACCCAGGTGGCTGTGGCGCCCAATCCATAGGCCAGGTAGTTGCCGTGGTCGAGGAAGCTGTTGGCGGGATCGGCGCCAGTGCCCCGCTTGGCGCGGGTAAATTCGCCGTACCCTGTGGCCTGGGCCGCGAGCTTGAACAGATGTTTGGTGAGACGCGCTTCTTCCGTCAGCAATGCGGTGTTGTCAGGCGCGGCGGCGACATTGCGCGTGGACGCCTCCAGGGCCTTGTGCAGCATGCCGGCATCAACCGAGAAGCCTGCATCGCGCAGTGGCCGGCTCATCCACTGCCGCTGGATGCGTTCGAGTCGCGCTTGCTGGAACGCCTTGGCGGCTGTCAGGCGCAGAGCGTCATCGAACCAGAAGCGCACCCAGTGCTGAAGGTACTCCGTGGGCCGGTACTCGCTTTGCGGGGAGAACCAAGCGACTTCGATATCTGCTTCGTTGGCGGTGAACAGAGGCGTCCCGCCGCCACCGCAGAAGCCCACCAGCACCCCCGCCTTGGCCAGTTCCCGCATGGCGGCCTGGGTCACGGAGGTGCCGGTGCCCAGTAGCACCGTGGTCGTGTTCGCGATGGGGATGTTCCAGTAAAGCGATCGCTTGCCTTGGTCAGTCACATACTCGACGCGGCCGCCGTTGACCAGTACGCGGCAATGTTCCAGGTAGTAGAGGTTGGCCCGCTTGGAGTGCAGGATCGTCTTGAGGTCGGAGGCGGCCAAGTTCTCCACAGGTGTGTGCTATGGCAGAGGGGCTGTCTGCGGTCGCGCATGGCGCGCGATCAGGATCTGCGCCACGTAATAGCTGCCCAGCACCCACAGCGGCGCCAGCGGCAGCGGCTGGACGAATCTGTTCAGCGCCAGCAGCGAGTCGCTGAGCATGAAGCACAGCGCACCCGCGGCCACCGCGGTGGCGTGCGGGTTGCGCAGCACGGCGGCGCGGCCGAGGGCCTGGGCGCCCATGAGCGCGATCACCAGCACATAGGCGGCCACCGGCCCGCGCAGCGCGTCCGGCAGGCCGTGCGTCCAGAGGAAGGCGTACATCGCGGCGCCGTAGAGCAGGGTGGCCGCCAGCGCGCGGCGGCTCGGGAACCAAGGCAGCCCTTGCTTGAACAGCGCGATGTAGCCCAGGTGGGCCAGCAGGAAAGCCACCAGCCCTGGGATGAAGAAGCCCTCGAACATCAGGAACACGTCGCCCGCCAGCGAACAGACGAGCGCGGCCAGCAAAAAGGCATCAAATCGGCCCGATGTCCTCGTCCCGCGGTCGCGGAGCGCTACGAAAACGATAGCAATCGACAGGGCCAGCGGCTTGAAGACCTGGTGCAGCGCCACCCAGCCCTCGGCACTGGTGGCGGTGGACAGCGCGGCGGCGTCGACCAGCAGCATCTCCAGCACCGTGAGGCGGCCCTGCATCACGGCGCCCACGGCCCAGAAGCCGGCGGCCAGAACGCCCAGCCAGACCGCGGCCCGCGCCAGCGGCAGTTCGTCGGAGAACCACAGGAACAGCGACACGCCCATCAGCAGCGCCACGAACTGCAGCACGCCGAACGCCGTCACTGCCCGGCTCATCGGCGGGTGGAAGGTCTGCACCTGTGCGATGTCGAAGGCCGGCTTGGGAAAGCGCGCGGCCACGTCGGCCGGCCGCCAGCCCGGCGGCTTGATCCACACGCGCAGCTTGTCGGCCCAGCTCTGGGCGTGCCAGCTGTCCTTGAACAGGCCCCAGTAGACCTCGGCGTTGGCCCACAGCGGGTCCCAGCTGTTGAGCGGGCTGCGCGTGCCGTAGACGCACTTCTCGTCTTCTTCCTTGAAGCTGCCGAACAGGCGGTCCCACAGGATCAGAATGCCGCCGTAGTTGCGGTCGAGGTAGGCGTCGTTCACCGCGTGGTGCACGCGGTGGTTGGAGGGCGAGGCGAACACGCGGTCGAACCAGCCGAGCCGGGGCACCAGCTCGGTGTGGATCCAATACTGGTAGAGCAGGTCGATCAGCGCCACGATGCCGAACACCAGCGGCGGCACGCCGGCCACCGCCATCGGCACGTAGAAGATCCAGCCGAGCAGCGCGCCGCTGCTGGTCTGGCGCAGCGCGGTCGAGAGGTTGTAGTCCTGGCTCTGGTGGTGTACCACGTGCGCGGCCCACAGCACGGCCGACTCGTGGCCCAGCCGGTGCAGCCAGTAGTAGCAGAAGTCGTAGAACACCAGCGCGGTCAGCCAGCCGTACCAGGTGTTCCAGAACGCGGCGTCGGGAAACAGCGCCACCGAGCTGTAGATCGCGGTGTAGATGCCGATGCTGAACACCTTCAGGAACACGCCGCTGAGCTGGCTCAGGGCGCCCAGGCTGATGCTGTTGACGGCGTCGTTGAGGCGGTAGGGGTTGCGGCCCGTGGCGCGGCCCCAGGCGTATTCCAGCGCGATCAGCAGGAAGAACACCGGCGTGGCGAAGACGATGATTTTGCCCATTGCCCGATTGTGCGGCGGCCTAGGTCAGCGCGCCTCTGGCATCAACCCTGATGATGCGCTCCACCGTGCCGTGCAGCAGCCCGCCGCGCACGCCGATCAGGTGATCGTGCAGGTTGACCGTGGGGTCGCAGTGGCCGGGGATCAGCCACAGCATGCGCCCGAGTTCGGGCAGGCGGTCGTTGGCGCCGGCGGCGCGCAGCACGCCGTGCTCGTCGCCGCCGTTGAGGTAGGTCAGCTCGTAGCCGGGCTCCAGCGCGTGCACCAGCGGCAGGCCGGAGTCGATGGCGTGGCTCTTGTGGCCGGCGTCGCAGACGGCGTGGTCGGCCCCGACGCTGATGACCTGGGTCTTGACGAACAGCGCGTGCTCGAACTGCGGCTGCGCGGCGTCGCGCTCGTTCTTGGCGTAGTCGGCGTCCATGAACAGGAAGGAGCCGGCCTGCAGCTCGCCATAGACGCCGCTGGCGGCCTCCAGCACGAAGGTGCCGGTGCCGGCGCCGGTGACCAGGTCCACCGGAATGCCCGCCGCTTCGATGAGCCGGCGGGTGTAGGTGACGTCGTCCACCGCGATGGCGATGGCCTCGCGCCGCTGCTGCACCGTGCGCAGGTGCTGCGCCCGGCCGTGGTAGGCCTGCAGCCCGGCAAAGCGCAGCGGGGCGTGCCGGCCGATGGCCTGCGCCAGCACGAGCGCGGCTTCGCCCGGCACCACGCCGCAGCGGCCCTGGCCGACGTCGATTTCCACGAACACGTCGATCACGGCCGCGCTGCCGGCCATCGCCTCGGCCAGCCGCGCCACGCCGTCCAGGCTGTCCACCGCGATGGCCAGCCGGCCCTGGCGGGCCGCCAGGGCCTGGGCCAGCGCTGCCACGCGGCGCAGCTTGGGCAGCGCGATGACTTCGTTGCTGATGTAGATGTCGGTCACGCCGCCGGCGGCCAGGGCCTCGGCTTCGGCGGTCTTCTGCACGCACACGCCCACGGCGCCGGCCTGCATCTGCAGCCGGGCCAGCGCCGCGCTCTTGTGCATCTTGGCGTGCGGGCGCAGCCGCACGCCGTGCTTGCGGGTGAACTCGGCCATGCGCGTGAGGTTGCGCTCCATGGCGTCGAGGTCGATCACCAGCGCCGGCGTGTCGATGGCGTCCGTGCGCTGGCCGATGAGCTGCCGCAGGGCCTGGCCGAGGCCGGCCCGGGCCCCCTCGGGCGGCGCCGCGCGCTGCGTTGCGGCGGGTTCATCAGGCAGAGGTTTCGTCGAGGGATTCATCATCGAGATGGTGGGTGTCGGACCAGCCGACCAGTGTCAGCCCTTCGGGCGTCCAGAGCAAGCGGTTGATGGCGGCGTTGCCGAGCTCCCAGGTGCGCGGCGCCTGCAGGCCCTGGCCGGTGGCGGCGCGGTACAGCACGTCGAGCACGCCGCCGTGGCCCACCAGCATGATCTGTTCGCCCGGGTGGTGCGCGGCCAGGCGGTGGGCCGTGCGCGTGACGCGCTCGCGGAACTGCAGCAGCGACTCGCCGCCCTCGGGGGCGAATTCCGGGTCGCGCTTGCGCCAGCGCAGGGCCTGCTCGGGCAGCACGGCCTCGATCTCGGCGAAGGTCTTGCCCTGGAAGATGCCGAAGCCGCGCTCGCGCAGGCCCGGGTCGGTGATCACGGGCAGCCCGCTGGCGCGGCCCACCGACAGCGCGGTGTCATGGGCCCGCCCGAGGTCGCTGCTGTAGATCGCCTGGAGCGGCTCGCCCGCCAGCGCCCGCGCCAGGCGGCGGGCCTGCTGGCGGCCGGTGTCGTTGAGCGGGATGTCGAGCTGGCCCTGGATGCGCGTGTCCACGTTCCAGGCGGTTTCGCCGTGGCGGATGGCGATGATGCGGGTGGCGTCCATCGGGTCGATTCTAGTGGTGCCTCCACGGCGGCCTGGCGGCCCGCGGCCGCGCCGCCGGGCGGGGCTCGCCTCAGCGCGGGATTTCGATGTCGACCCGGCGCAGGCCCGTCGGCGGCGTCGGGAAGCCCTGCAGCGCGGCGTCGAACATCACGGGCAGGATGCTTGCGCTGTCGGGCCAGGGGCCGTCGTGCGCGGCGCGGGTTTCATAGACCACGAGGTTGCTGGCCAGGTCGCGCATCACGAGGCTGACTTCGCGCTGGTACCAGGGCGATTCAGGAAAGCGCGGGTAGGGCGCCAGGTAGGCGCCGCGGCCCCAGTAGCCATAGCCGTAGGGGCCGCCGCGGCCCCAGCCGTCGCCCGGCCCGGCCCAGGGCGGCAGCATGCGCTGCACGCGTGCGTCGATCTGGATGCTGTAGCTCGGCGCGGCGTCGTCGCGCCGCAGGCCGACCTTGGCCAGCGCCTGCTGGGCCATGGCCTCGAGCTGGTCCTGCGAGGCGCCCGGCCGCTGCTGCGAGGGCAGGCGCTCGAAGCGGTAGGCGGCGTGGGCCGGGCCGGGCAGGGCCTTCAGGGTGGAGAAGCTGCTCACGTCGCTGTCCACCAGCAGGGTGGAGGCACAGCCGCTGAGCAGGAATGCTATGAAAAGGAGAGCGCCCAATGACCGCTGCACAAGGACCTCCGGCGGATTTCGTTCAGATTTTGATGACTTGCAGGCCAAGCAGGGCGGCCGGGGCGAATTCCTCGGGGTCGAACGCCTTGTCGCCATCCTCGCTGGCCACGCCTGTGGCCTTGAGACCCTTGAAGTCGTGCCGCGTTCCGTCCATCAGGTGCGAGGGCACGATATTTTGTAACGCGCTGAACATGTTCTCGGTGCGGCCCGGGTGCTTTTTCTCCCACTCGCGCAGCATCGCCGCGACCTGCTTGCGCTGCAGGTTCTCCTGGCTGCCGCAGAGCGTGCAGGGGATGATGGGGAACTGCCGGTGCTCGGCCCAGCGGATCAGGTCCTTCTCGGCCACGTAGGCCAGCGGGCGGATCACGACGTGGCGGCCGTCGTCGCTCACCAGCTTTGGGGGCATGCCCTTGAGCTTGCCGCCGAAGAACATGTTGAGGAAGAAGGTCTGCAGCATGTCGTCGCGGTGGTGGCCCAGCGCGAGCTTGGTGGCGCCGAGTTCGTCGGCCACGCGGTACAGGATGCCGCGGCGCAGCCGGCTGCACAGGCTGCACATCGTCTTGCCCTCGGGAATCTTGTCCTTGACGATGGAGTAGGTGTCCTGGTTCTCGATGTGGAAGGGCACGCCGAGCTGCGTCAGGTACTCGGGCAGCACATGGGCCGGGAAGCCGGGCTGCTTCTGGTCGAGGTTGACGGCGATCAGCTCGAAATGGATCGGCGCGCGCGCCTTCATCTTGAGCAGGATGTCGAGCAGGCCGTAGCTGTCCTTGCCGCCCGAGAGGCAGACCATGACCTTGTCGCCCTCCTCGATCATGTTGTAGTCGACGATGGCGCGGCCGACCTCGCGGCACAGGCGCTTCTCGAGCTTGTGCGTTTCGCGCTCGATCTTCAGCTCCCGGGGCTTGGCCAGGGGAGCGGGCTCGTTCTCAATCCATTGGGCACTCATGGCAGGGGTCGCTTCAATCGTCCGGTTCAGGGCTGGATTGTCGGCGATCCAGGCCGGCCGCGGCGCTGCATGGCTTTTCCGGCGGGGCGGGCAGGGCGCGGCCCACCCTGCCCGCCAGTCAGTCTTTCAGGCGCGGGCCCGCGCGAAGGCCAGTGCCGCCTCGACCATGCGGCGCAGGTGCGGCTGGATGCCGGCCGCCACCTCGGGCAGGTAGTCGAACGGCAGCGCCTCCTGCATGTAGCTGCACTGCGTCATCTCGAGCTGCACGGCATGCACGTTGTCGGCCGGGCGGCCGTAGTGGCGCGTGATGTGGCCGCCCTTGAAGCGGCCGTTGAGCACGGCCGTGTAGCCCGCGGCGGCCTTGCCCATGGCCAGCAGTTCCTGCGCCAGGGCCGGGTCGCAGCTCGCGCCGTCGGCCGTGCCCAGGTTCAGGTCGGGCAGCTTGCCCTCGAAGAAGCGCGGCAGCACCGAGCGGATCGAGTGCGCATCCCACAGCACGGCCACGCCATGCGCGGCGCGGATGCGCTCCAGCTCGGTGCGCAGCTGCGCGTGGTACGGGGCCCACACGGCATCGCGGCGCCGCGCCACCTCGGCCTCGTCGGGCGCATCGGCCGGGTTGGCATAGATGGGCGTGTCGTCGAAGGTGTCCACCGGGCACAGGCCCGTGACGCTCTGGCCGGGGTAGAGGCTCGCGCCGTCGGGCGGGCGGTTCAGGTCCACCACGTAGCGCGAATGCGTGGCCACGAGGATCGAGGCGCCCAGCTCCTTGGCAAAGCCGTAGAGGCGCTCCAGGTGCCAGTCGGTGTCGGGCACCTGGCGCGCCTTACCCGTGAAGCGCGCGGCGATGGCGGGCGGCACATGCGTGCCGACGTGGGGCATGGAGATCAGCAGCGGGGCGGTGCCCTGGTGGAAGGTGAATGCGGGAAGGGCGGTGTCGGTCATGGCGTTGGCGTGAGTCTACGGGTGTCGATGGAACGGTCAGGGGGCGATGGTGGCGGCCCGCGCGGCCACGAAGGCCTGCGCGGCGCTGTCGTGCAGCGCATGGCGGCCGGCGGCCACGCGCTGCGTGCCGCCCACCCAGAGGCTGTGTAGCGCGCTCGTGCGGTGGCTGCCGAACACATGGGCTGAGAGCATGGCCTCGACCGGCAGCCCGGCGAGCGCCACATGGCCAGCGTCGAGCACGGCGAAGTCGGCCTGCTGGCCCACGGCCAGCCCCGCCACGGCGCGGCCCGCGGCCTGTGCGCCGCCCTGCACCGCTGCCAGCCACAGGGCCGTGCCCACTTGCGGCTGCGCACTGCTGGCAAGCACGTTGCGCTGGCGCAGGTGCAGGCGCTGGCTGTATTCGAGCATCAGCAGTTCCTCGGCCGCGTTCACGCAGGCGTGGCTGTCCGAGCCCACGCCCCAGGCGCCGCCGTGGCGCTGCCACAGCGGCATGTCGAAGATGCCGTCGCCCAAGTTGGCCTCGGTCGTGGGGCAGATGCCGGCCACGGTGCCCGCGCGCGCGGCGCCCGCGTACTCCTCGGGCGTCATGTGCGTGGCATGCACCAGGCACCAGCGCGCATCCACGGGCGCGTGGTCGAGTAGCCACTGCACGGGGCGCTGGCCGCTCCAGGCCACGCAGTCGTCCACCTCCTGCGTCTGCTCGGCGATGTGGATGTGGATGGGTGCGCGCGCGTCCAGCGCCGTGAGCCCCTCCACGGCCGCGCGCAGGCTGCCCTCCGGCACGGCGCGCAGCGAATGCGGGGCCAGTCCCAAAGTGGCGCCTTGTGCCCGCGTGGCGGGCGCCAGCCGCTCCAGCAAGGCGAGCATGTTGTCGGTGCTGCGGATGAAGCGCGCCTGGGTTTCGCGCGGCGGCTTGCCGCCAAAGCCGCTGGTCTGGTACAGCACGGGCAGCAGCGTGATGCCGATGCCCGCGCGCTGCGCCGCACGCAACAGCGCCAGCGAGAGCGTGGCGTCGTCGGCATAGGGCCGGCCGCCCTGGTCGTGGTGCACGTAGTGGAATTCGCAGACCGAGGTATAGCCCGCCTCCAGCATCTCCACGTAGAGCCAGGTCGCGATGGCCTCGAGCGACTCGGGCGTGATCTGCGCCGCGAAGCGGTACATGAGGTTGCGCCAGCTCCAGAAGCTGTCCTGGCCGCCATCGGGATGCTGGGCGCGGTACTCGGTCAGGCCGGCAAACGCACGCTGGAAGGCATGCGAGTGCAGGTTGGGCATGCCGGGAATCAACGGGCCGGGTGCGCGCGGCGCGCTGCCCGCCGGCGCCCCAGGCGCCACCGCCAGCAGGCGGCCCGCGGTGTCCCAGCGCAGCAGCACGTCGCGCGCCCAGCCGCCCGGCAGCAGCGCATGTTCGGCGAACAGCGCGCCGGTGGAAACGGAAG
This Variovorax terrae DNA region includes the following protein-coding sequences:
- a CDS encoding formimidoylglutamate deiminase, which translates into the protein MTDTASSVSTGALFAEHALLPGGWARDVLLRWDTAGRLLAVAPGAPAGSAPRAPGPLIPGMPNLHSHAFQRAFAGLTEYRAQHPDGGQDSFWSWRNLMYRFAAQITPESLEAIATWLYVEMLEAGYTSVCEFHYVHHDQGGRPYADDATLSLALLRAAQRAGIGITLLPVLYQTSGFGGKPPRETQARFIRSTDNMLALLERLAPATRAQGATLGLAPHSLRAVPEGSLRAAVEGLTALDARAPIHIHIAEQTQEVDDCVAWSGQRPVQWLLDHAPVDARWCLVHATHMTPEEYAGAARAGTVAGICPTTEANLGDGIFDMPLWQRHGGAWGVGSDSHACVNAAEELLMLEYSQRLHLRQRNVLASSAQPQVGTALWLAAVQGGAQAAGRAVAGLAVGQQADFAVLDAGHVALAGLPVEAMLSAHVFGSHRTSALHSLWVGGTQRVAAGRHALHDSAAQAFVAARAATIAP